A single Planktothrix serta PCC 8927 DNA region contains:
- a CDS encoding F420-0:Gamma-glutamyl ligase — MAAGLSLVTTAAFVLLGLGTLALEIQYRLRPGNKLELTQGEWSLDLSDSTHYVLRGEMEFRNLTPNLEIMLPEVTAQLNLLSKASLDGIKHSIKVIPAHIDAPGREDNYWFGYIVKVKKTTRIKVLVEIEGQDLRALQSAWVKVDYITYGPEGRIPKVRHVVLPLKYPDPTIIPNKRVVEGVAEVYPIRTHLLTHIDDPVEVIKKYVLPHAQPGDIVTLGETPVALMQGRCYHPTQIKPGWVAKRVCYFFMPTSSLATACGMQTLVDIVGPARVLFAIVVGTLAKLLGKPGVFYQLAGEQARLIDDVTGTLPPYDQFIVLGPDDPQNVVNTLQKETGLGAAIVDVNDLKAVKILAATSGLSTDLIKQALRSNPAGNADEQTPLVLIRPL; from the coding sequence ATGGCAGCAGGTTTGAGCCTAGTAACAACAGCCGCATTCGTTTTACTGGGTTTAGGAACATTAGCCCTAGAAATTCAATATCGTCTGCGTCCGGGGAATAAACTAGAACTGACGCAGGGAGAGTGGAGCCTCGATTTATCTGACTCTACCCATTATGTGTTGAGAGGGGAAATGGAATTCCGTAACCTCACCCCAAACCTAGAGATTATGTTACCGGAAGTCACAGCCCAACTTAACCTACTCTCTAAAGCGAGTTTAGACGGTATTAAACACAGCATTAAAGTGATTCCCGCCCATATTGATGCTCCCGGTCGGGAAGATAACTATTGGTTTGGGTATATTGTTAAAGTTAAAAAAACAACTCGGATTAAAGTTTTAGTCGAAATTGAAGGACAAGATCTCCGCGCCTTACAATCAGCTTGGGTGAAGGTAGATTATATTACCTACGGGCCAGAAGGACGCATCCCCAAAGTTCGCCACGTTGTCCTCCCTCTGAAATATCCAGACCCGACTATTATCCCTAATAAACGAGTGGTAGAAGGGGTGGCCGAAGTTTATCCCATTCGTACCCATTTATTAACCCATATTGATGATCCCGTTGAGGTGATTAAAAAGTATGTGCTTCCCCATGCTCAACCGGGGGATATTGTCACCTTGGGAGAAACCCCAGTTGCTTTAATGCAAGGACGATGTTACCATCCCACCCAAATTAAACCGGGATGGGTTGCTAAACGGGTTTGTTATTTCTTCATGCCCACCTCTAGTTTAGCCACCGCCTGCGGAATGCAAACCCTAGTGGATATTGTCGGGCCAGCACGAGTATTATTTGCCATAGTGGTGGGAACCTTAGCCAAACTTTTAGGCAAACCCGGAGTATTTTATCAATTAGCCGGAGAACAAGCTCGACTGATTGACGACGTGACTGGAACCCTACCCCCCTATGATCAATTTATTGTTCTAGGGCCAGATGATCCCCAAAACGTTGTGAATACTTTACAAAAAGAAACTGGGTTAGGAGCGGCAATTGTAGACGTGAACGATTTAAAAGCCGTTAAAATATTAGCAGCAACCTCCGGTCTTTCCACTGATTTGATTAAACAAGCCTTAAGGAGTAATCCCGCCGGAAATGCCGATGAGCAAACCCCCCTGGTGCTAATTCGTCCTTTATAA
- the cruF gene encoding gamma-carotene 1'-hydroxylase CruF: MKHKSIAERFCLTAHVVSTLFGLAGLLFILPNPELVANLPPMGMKLFTWGMTAGGITYIVFGAATLALYGYRTLGLGTTLAFMIPSILLSLSSELLGTSTGFPFGHYQYLSGLGYKIAGLVPFTIPLSWFYMGLTCYLLARVGLKVTMGSRWLHQLAALALGAVLLTAWDLVLDPAMSQAAFPFWQFQEVGEFFGMPYRNLVGWMGTGLLFMSIGAFLWRRTPIVLSRSQLTVPLIVYLTNFLFGAAITVVQLDARFLFPTTLSILFGVIPAIIFWWNAKPSLEDMESLLSNDNITPTTVEAVVK, from the coding sequence ATGAAGCACAAGTCAATTGCAGAACGATTTTGCCTCACGGCTCACGTTGTCTCAACGCTATTTGGACTAGCTGGGTTATTGTTTATTCTACCGAACCCTGAACTCGTCGCTAATTTACCTCCGATGGGGATGAAGTTGTTTACCTGGGGGATGACAGCAGGAGGTATAACATACATTGTGTTTGGGGCGGCGACCCTTGCCTTATATGGGTATCGCACTTTAGGCCTAGGGACAACCTTAGCCTTTATGATTCCATCAATATTGTTATCCTTATCCAGTGAACTCTTAGGAACCAGTACCGGATTTCCCTTTGGTCATTATCAATATTTGAGTGGTTTAGGCTATAAAATTGCTGGGTTAGTTCCCTTCACCATTCCCTTATCGTGGTTTTATATGGGTTTAACCTGCTATTTGTTAGCCCGTGTTGGTTTAAAAGTAACGATGGGGAGTCGTTGGTTACATCAACTCGCTGCTTTAGCATTAGGCGCGGTTTTACTCACCGCTTGGGATTTAGTATTAGACCCCGCCATGAGTCAAGCTGCTTTTCCCTTTTGGCAATTTCAAGAAGTGGGTGAATTTTTTGGAATGCCCTATCGAAATTTAGTCGGTTGGATGGGAACAGGCTTGTTATTTATGAGCATTGGGGCGTTTTTATGGCGGCGAACTCCGATTGTTTTATCTCGTTCTCAATTAACTGTACCCCTGATTGTTTATCTGACTAATTTCTTATTTGGTGCCGCGATTACCGTTGTACAATTAGATGCTCGTTTCCTATTTCCAACAACTTTAAGTATTTTATTCGGGGTGATTCCTGCCATCATTTTTTGGTGGAATGCTAAACCCTCTTTGGAGGACATGGAAAGTTTATTATCAAATGATAATATCACGCCAACGACCGTTGAAGCTGTTGTGAAGTAA
- the cruG gene encoding 2'-O-glycosyltransferase CruG, whose product MLHPILLTIANFSQTNFWVLLLFSVILLFQIPAIIILLSRLVKGAIRVPPLQPESPTLEHFGTVSIVVPTLNEAARVTPCLEGLTRQSYEVREILIVDSHSQDGTQDIVKQFAESDPRFRLILDDPLPPDWVGRPWALNTGFLKSSEKSEWILGIDADTLPQPGLVASVVKTAIANQYDLLSLSCKFILKYPGELWLQPALLMTLVYRFGSPDLSPQKPERVMANGQCFLCRRSVLEKVGGYSSAKNSFCDDVTLARNIAQQGFKVGFLDGANVLTVRMYDGLKDTWEGWGRSLDLKDACSKTQLWGDLFLLLAVQALPLPLLLINLLFSSSLSLPPILSSMLLGLNGFLLFLRLILTAAISLSYDFSQAKQPWVFWLSPLADAVAVLRLWISATQTQIQWRGRTYEKN is encoded by the coding sequence ATGTTGCATCCAATCTTATTAACAATTGCTAATTTTTCACAGACTAATTTCTGGGTTTTATTATTATTTTCTGTTATATTACTATTCCAAATTCCCGCAATTATTATTCTATTATCTCGGTTGGTTAAAGGGGCAATTCGAGTTCCGCCTTTACAGCCTGAATCTCCCACTTTAGAACACTTTGGAACTGTTAGTATTGTGGTTCCAACCTTGAATGAAGCCGCACGGGTAACTCCTTGTTTAGAAGGGTTAACTCGACAAAGTTATGAAGTTCGAGAAATCTTAATTGTCGATAGTCATTCCCAAGATGGAACTCAAGATATTGTTAAACAATTTGCGGAATCTGATCCCAGATTTAGATTAATTTTAGATGATCCTTTACCCCCCGACTGGGTAGGTCGTCCTTGGGCGTTAAATACGGGTTTTTTAAAGAGTTCAGAAAAGAGTGAATGGATTTTAGGCATTGATGCGGATACTCTACCGCAACCGGGTTTAGTCGCTAGTGTGGTGAAAACTGCGATCGCAAATCAATATGATTTATTATCCTTATCTTGTAAGTTTATTCTCAAATATCCGGGGGAATTGTGGTTACAACCTGCCCTATTAATGACTTTAGTTTATCGGTTTGGATCACCGGATTTATCACCCCAAAAACCCGAACGAGTCATGGCAAATGGTCAATGTTTTTTATGTCGGCGTTCGGTATTAGAAAAAGTGGGAGGATATTCCAGTGCTAAAAATTCCTTTTGTGATGATGTCACCTTAGCTCGAAATATTGCTCAACAAGGGTTTAAAGTTGGGTTTTTAGATGGGGCAAATGTGTTAACGGTTAGAATGTATGATGGCTTAAAAGATACTTGGGAGGGTTGGGGGCGATCGCTCGATCTTAAAGATGCTTGTTCTAAAACTCAACTCTGGGGAGATTTATTTCTCTTATTAGCAGTTCAAGCTTTACCCTTACCTTTATTACTGATTAATCTGTTATTTTCCTCTAGTCTCTCTTTACCCCCGATTTTAAGCTCAATGCTATTAGGATTAAACGGTTTTTTACTATTTCTACGGTTAATATTAACGGCTGCAATTTCCTTATCTTACGATTTCAGCCAAGCTAAACAGCCTTGGGTATTTTGGTTATCTCCGTTAGCTGATGCAGTGGCGGTATTACGATTATGGATATCTGCAACTCAGACCCAAATTCAATGGCGAGGGAGAACTTATGAAAAGAATTAA
- a CDS encoding Panacea domain-containing protein: MEYQFDFNIEKGIESILYILKLLENKAQPTLHRVSKVLYFADKEHLEKYGRFIFGDRIKRRKVRYENNILPHYSVVL; this comes from the coding sequence ATGGAATACCAATTTGATTTTAATATTGAGAAAGGAATAGAGTCTATTCTTTACATTTTGAAGCTATTAGAGAATAAGGCTCAACCAACGTTGCATCGTGTTTCTAAAGTTTTATATTTTGCCGATAAGGAACATTTAGAAAAATATGGGAGATTTATTTTTGGCGATCGCATCAAAAGACGGAAGGTCAGGTATGAAAATAATATTTTGCCCCATTATAGCGTAGTGCTATAA